The following DNA comes from Janthinobacterium sp. TB1-E2.
CCTGCACACCCGCTCAGCGAATTACCCTACACCATCTGTGTCAGCGCCACGATCGACGTGGAGGTCGAACAAACCATCCTCGAGGGCTTGAACGCCTATAACGATGCGATCACGGGATACCAGGACAGGCAGGTATTGAGCGTGGTCGTGCGCGACCGCGACAGCCAGCGGGTGCTGGGCGGCGCCATGGGCCGGACCTCGCTGGGCCTGCTGTTTCTCGATTTGTTTTACTTGCCCGCCGCCTTGCGAGGACTGGGCCTGGGCAGCCAGATACTGGCGCAGTTCGAAGAGGAAGGACGCCGGCGCGGCTGCGCCTCGGCGGTGCTGTACACCATCAGTTTCCAGGCGCCCGAATTTTACGAGCGCCGCGGCTGGCGCCGCTTCGGCGACATTGCCTGCAGTCCAGAAGGGACGAGCCGGGTGTTCATGAGCAAGACCTTGTAGGCTGTAAACAGCAGTGGCTGGCTGCAAAGCTGCCGCCAGCCACTGTCAACCACGGTCAACAAGCGCTGCTTACATGCCCAGCGACTTGAGCAGGTCGGCGTTGTCGTCGTCTTCCGGTTCCGCCGCAGGTGCGGGGGCGGCGTTCCGTTCGCGGTTCGCGAATTCGCCATCCATCAGCGAGTCGGCATCGACTTCGCGCGAATCGAAATCGTGCAGCTTGATGAACTCGGTACGGTCGATCGCCAGTTCCAGGTAGAAAATATTGTTCTTTTCCGTGTAGAAAGTGACGCGACGCATTTCCGGGCGGTCCAGCGGGGTGTCGACGCTGAGCATCACCTGCTTGTTCAGCACCAGCATCTTCGGCTGGCTCTGGGTGATGTTCGTTTGCAGCTCGCGGCGTACCTTGCCCGTAAAGTCGCCCACGATCTGGTTCATCAGCTCGCCCATGATGTTCGACACTTCGTCCGACGTGTAGAAACTGGCCAGTTCCGACTTCGGCATACCCATGTGCAACATGTAGCGCTCGTAGATTTCCATCGCCGTATCGGCGGCAAAATTGAGCACGACCAGGCCCGTGAAACCGCCATCGAACATCACGAAGCAGCCGATGTCCGGCTTCAGGCCCGTCTTGGTGATGCGCTGCACCATGCCCGAATAATTGACCTTGCTTTGCGTTGCAACGTTTAGCACCCGAACCACCGAGTTGCACAAACTCATCAACAAATCTTCTGTACCGTACACAACATCCTTTTCTGCATCCATGAGCAACCTCTCCTACTATTTTAAAGATGACAGCACTGTTCCCTGCCCGCCGCGAGCCGAAACACGACCGTTTCGCTCAGCAAGCGGACGACTTCACCTTTGCATGCCTGACCTTGCGTGGCAGCGCGCGCCGCGTTGCCGCCGGCCCGAACCGCCCTCTTACCTTTTTCTGTATAGAAATAAGTATCATGCGCAGAATACCGAGATGTAACATTTCCGTCCAGCCATACCTGCATTTACTTGACGATCTGTGCGGAAATACCATACCTGGCCAGGTCACGGGCATGGTCGCAGGAAAAAGTGACTAGAAATCAAGTGCGCGCAACACCACGCCGCTGACCAGCAGATCGCGGCTCAGGTAGGAGAAGGCACGCTGGCCGATGCGCAGGCGGTGAGTGTCGAAGATGGCCAGCAAGTCGCCGCCCTGCCCCTGGTCCAGGCTGTGCAATGCCGTGACGGTGATGCGGCACGTCTTTTCCGCCCCGAAGACGGACAAGTGGAAGCGGATGGCGTCACCCGCCTGCTCGAGCGCGATGCTGTCGCGGAGAATTTCATAGGGCATGGCCGGGCGGCTCCTGGCAAGGTTGTCGCGGCAATGGCGCAAGCTCGGCGCCATTTCCCGCTGGGAATACGCCGAGAATAGCGGCAAGGTGCGCAAGCTACCGTCTGCCACCGAACATAAGTGCATACCAGTAGTCGCTCGTGTGTGGCCCTTGTTGCAGCCAGGCATGGCACCTAAAATAGTGTTTTATATTAAACATGATCGTGACGGCAAGCGATGGCACCGTCGCCCACAATGCAAGGAAGTCAATGAGCACACTGTTAGAGCAGGCAACGGGGGAAATGATGGCAGCCGTAGAAGAGTGGTTTGTCGAGCGCCTGAAGCGCACCGACCTGGAAAGCGCCGTGAATCGCACCACCTTACAAATGGGCATCTTCAACGAGTTATTGCTCGACTACAAACCTGGACGCAGCATGGCCGACGATTTCCAGCTGGCCGATGCCGAGGATTTCGCACCAAGGAGGACGCCATCGCGCCTCGATGAAGCCGTCGTGCGCGACATCATCGCGCCCCAACTGGTTGCCATTGTGCTAGCGAAGCTGGAAACACTGGCGGACACGCCCCTGATCGACTACCGCTTCAACTTTCGCGGCAAATTCCAGACGGCACAGGGCATGCTGCACCTGAACCTGCTCGACTACGTCAACGAAGGCAAGCGCAAGACCCTGCTCGAGCGCATACACAGCTACGTCACGCAAAAACTTGAACACGGCAAGCGGCCAACGAAAAAGCTGGAAACCTTCTTCCTGTCGCGCCACCTGCTCGATCCCCAGCTGTTTCCGCAGCCCGATATCGGCTGGACGCTGGCGCAATTCGAACGCATCGAGCAGCTGAACAAATCACGCCCGCAGGCGCTGGCCGAACATCGCGGCGATATCATCCGGGCCGTGTCGGCCTGGGCGGAAAATCAATTCCTGCCGCAGTTCTATGATGTGCGGCAATCGAGCTACCGCAGCGCGGAATACAGCTTGAAGGCGGGCGCGGCGCCAGACGCGCAGGCGCTGGCGCCGATCGACCTGCTGCTGTATGGCGCCGTCATGATCTTGCGGCACGAACCGAGCTATGCCAAATCGACAGGCCTCAAATTCCTGGAAATCGCGCGCGAACTGGGCAGCGAACGGGCCGTGCGCATGCTCAAGGAAGGCAGCGGCACCTTCCCCGATGCCGACATCCACGTGAAAAACGCGCTGCTGGAATGCCGCGCCAACGATGTGTTTGCCACGATCAACATCACCATCACACAGGAAGAGGAAGGCGCGTATGCGCAGGTGCTGGCCTTCATCACGCATCTGCTGCAAGCCGGTTTCCCGAAAAGCTACCAGATCAAGCTCAAATCCAAGGTCAAGGCATATTTGCCGATCAAGGGACTGGCCAAATCCGATACGCACCGCTTCTTTGCCAACGCCCTC
Coding sequences within:
- a CDS encoding GNAT family N-acetyltransferase, whose protein sequence is MPAHPLSELPYTICVSATIDVEVEQTILEGLNAYNDAITGYQDRQVLSVVVRDRDSQRVLGGAMGRTSLGLLFLDLFYLPAALRGLGLGSQILAQFEEEGRRRGCASAVLYTISFQAPEFYERRGWRRFGDIACSPEGTSRVFMSKTL
- a CDS encoding DUF3334 family protein, producing MDAEKDVVYGTEDLLMSLCNSVVRVLNVATQSKVNYSGMVQRITKTGLKPDIGCFVMFDGGFTGLVVLNFAADTAMEIYERYMLHMGMPKSELASFYTSDEVSNIMGELMNQIVGDFTGKVRRELQTNITQSQPKMLVLNKQVMLSVDTPLDRPEMRRVTFYTEKNNIFYLELAIDRTEFIKLHDFDSREVDADSLMDGEFANRERNAAPAPAAEPEDDDNADLLKSLGM
- a CDS encoding DUF1488 family protein, with translation MADGSLRTLPLFSAYSQREMAPSLRHCRDNLARSRPAMPYEILRDSIALEQAGDAIRFHLSVFGAEKTCRITVTALHSLDQGQGGDLLAIFDTHRLRIGQRAFSYLSRDLLVSGVVLRALDF
- a CDS encoding DUF6138 family protein gives rise to the protein MSTLLEQATGEMMAAVEEWFVERLKRTDLESAVNRTTLQMGIFNELLLDYKPGRSMADDFQLADAEDFAPRRTPSRLDEAVVRDIIAPQLVAIVLAKLETLADTPLIDYRFNFRGKFQTAQGMLHLNLLDYVNEGKRKTLLERIHSYVTQKLEHGKRPTKKLETFFLSRHLLDPQLFPQPDIGWTLAQFERIEQLNKSRPQALAEHRGDIIRAVSAWAENQFLPQFYDVRQSSYRSAEYSLKAGAAPDAQALAPIDLLLYGAVMILRHEPSYAKSTGLKFLEIARELGSERAVRMLKEGSGTFPDADIHVKNALLECRANDVFATINITITQEEEGAYAQVLAFITHLLQAGFPKSYQIKLKSKVKAYLPIKGLAKSDTHRFFANALAHASLRPQLEAYARAAIEQFEFYADTEGEKNCMPGSYAVFGLGLLDASYFPLVQHYMANVDEEHQSVQDQFTAAFAEQHGVTRDSAPVLAACLRACTDNAKVRIQAELEDVEKLELFCQQLQGLDGYLVEHMLYPVWGKLEKLAALARKAEGRRKELLLALLEAASKAHA